The Montipora capricornis isolate CH-2021 chromosome 3, ASM3666992v2, whole genome shotgun sequence genome window below encodes:
- the LOC138039950 gene encoding uncharacterized protein, producing the protein MRSLRPIIGIHWSDKVPNTQVLERAGLTNMFTLLRQRRLEWLGHVRRMEDESIPKDILYGKLASGKRTLGGPQLRYKDVCKSDMKALDINTESWEDAAADRNKWRCVLRKQLKSGEEKIQTSGQ; encoded by the coding sequence ATGCGCTCCCTGCGCCCCATCATCGGCATCCATTGGAGTGACAAGGTGCCCAATACCCAGGTCCTCGAGCGCGCTGGTCTTACCAACATGTTCACGCTACTCAGACAACGCAGGTTAGAATGGCTCGGCCACGTGCGCCGGATGGAGGATGAGAGCATCCCAAAGGACATCCTCTATGGCAAACTTGCCTCCGGCAAAAGAACTCTTGGCGGCCCCCAGCTGCGCTACAAAGATGTCTGCAAGAGTGACATGAAAGCCCTGGACATCAACACAGAGAGCTGGGAAGACGCAGCAGCTGACCGCAACAAATGGCGCTGTGTTCTCCGCAAACAGCTGAAGTCTGGCGAAGAAAAGATCCAGACCTCAGGCCAATGA
- the LOC138039951 gene encoding craniofacial development protein 2-like has translation MTKHRIVFAKCSSCEAVNTVFAAIKAAPLKTKFILYAHSFTYQALKHWNNLTDIREYKCFQEKFETDVTSSSLEYTSDARKTAVINNELLRLQVDIAALQETRLADTGTLKEKDFFFFLAREECRGPKRAWSWIFCQEHLALSECLMTLHLHTSNSPVTLVSAYLPTLTSTAEAKDEFYANLSDIMKTIPPKENLIILGDFNARVGADHDSWPSCLGHFGVGKINDNGQRLLEFYSYHGLCVTNSYFQTKPQHKVSWHLPRSKHWHQLDMILIRRTNLKFVLLTRTYHSADCDADHSLVCCKIRLQPKMLHSSQQKGKPRINTTSMQLPDKVEEFAKFLQDALSEEHQHCSASKKWDHLREVIQKTAFATFGKKISKHNDWFFAKSSEMIPVIDAKLAVLAEYMRSSSEKSLLALRAARSKVQQTARRCASKYWKQLSDSIQSAAGSGNIRGMYEGIKTALGPTQGKTAPLKITCGEVITDKGKQVDRWVEHHSELYSRETTVVASAL, from the exons ATGACCAAGCACCGAATTGTATTCGCCAAATGTTCATCCTGCGAAGCAGTGAATACAGTCTTCGCGGCCATTAAAGCTGCTCCTCTGAAGACCAAATTCATCCTATATGCTCACTCGTTCACTTATCAAGCGCTCAAACACTGGAACAATCTAACCGACATTAGAGAATATAAAtgttttcaagagaaatttgaAACGGATGTCACTTCATCCTCGCTTGAAT ACACCAGTGATGCAAGGAAAACGGCCGTCATCAACAACGAGCTACTCAGACTGCAGGTGGACATAGCTGCACTGCAAGAGACCCGCCTAGCCGACACAGGAACTCTCAAGGAGAaagacttctttttttttctggcaaggGAAGAGTGCAGAGGACCGAAGAGAGCATGGAGTTGGATTTTCTGTCAGGAACACCTTGCCTTATCCGAATGCCTGATGACACTCCACCTTCACACTTCAAATAGCCCAGTCACTCTCGTCAGTGCTTACCTTCCTACTCTGACATCAACAGCAGAAGCAAAAGACGAGTTTTATGCCAATCTCAGCGACATCATGAAGACCATACCCCCCAAGGAAAACCTCATCATCCTTGGAGACTTCAATGCGCGAGTGGGGGCCGACCACGACTCATGGCCTTCCTGCCTCGGACACTTTGGAGTTGGGAAGATCAACGACAATGGGCAGCGCCTGCTGGAGTTCTATTCCTACCACGGCCTCTGCGTGACCAACTCCTACTTCCAAACGAAGCCACAACACAAGGTGTCTTGGCATCTTCCCCGCTCAAAGCATTGGCATCAACTGGACATGATCTTGATCCGCCGTACCAACCTCAAGTTCGTGCTCCTTACTCGCACCTACCATAGCGCAGACTGTGACGCTGACCACTCTCTAGTCTGCTGCAAGATCAGGCTACAACCCAAAATGCTCCACAGCTCCCAGCAGAAAGGCAAACCCCGCATCAACACCACCAGCATGCAGCTCCCAGATAAAGTAGAAGAGTTTGCCAAGTTCCTCCAAGACGCTCTGTCTGAAGAACATCAGCATTGCTCTGCTTCCAAGAAATGGGACCACCTCAGAGAGGTCATTCAGAAAACAGCCTTTGCAACCTTCGGGAAGAAGATCTCCAAACACAATGACTGGTTCTTTGCTAAGTCCAGCGAGATGATCCCCGTCATTGATGCAAAGCTTGCTGTCCTTGCTGAATACATGCGCTCCTCCAGCGAGAAGTCTCTCCTAGCACTCAGAGCCGCTAGAAGCAAAGTGCAACAGACTGCAAGGCGTTGTGCCAGCAAATACTGGAAACAGCTCAGCGACTCTATCCAGTCTGCAGCTGGCTCGGGTAACATCAGAGGAATGTACGAGGGCATCAAGACAGCTCTTGGTCCAACACAGGGCAAAACAGCACCCCTTAAGATCACCTGTGGGGAAGTGATTACTGACAAGGGCAAGCAAGTGGACAGGTGGGTGGAGCATCATTCAGAGCTGTACTCCAGAGAAACCACAGTCGTTGCTTCAGCCCTTTGA
- the LOC138041201 gene encoding melatonin receptor type 1B-like, translating to MLVFWHKMAQNIISFIEAAILVIICAVSIIGNTAFFVIFLRSKTMRTISNGYLLNLAFADLLVSVLNMPVTVVTIIQQRWIFGESACKFLGFTTMVSFVSSVMSLAMIAINRYYYVVHWKTYRSIFTPRKSVLFGGIVWLISLLLSLPPLLGWADYRYIPGQSYCFVFWPSSVYYLYFMFTICFLGPPFVMSLSYYRILRFTREAKRKIKQHRNTNESEHYTKRRGGHIRMTPEEVKITYTLLIVVACFMISWTPFVITMFMLVYYPHPLPRAIHFGTLFLGYASCMLNPFVYGIRNEAFKTELVRQFRACFMARSRNHTVPVNICIEQLPS from the coding sequence ATGCTTGTGTTTTGGCACAAAATGGCGCAAAATATAATTTCATTCATCGAAGCAGCCATCCTTGTTATCATTTGCGCAGTCTCTATCATCGGGAACACAGcgtttttcgttatttttctaAGAAGCAAGACAATGCGCACGATATCCAATGGTTACCTTCTTAACCTTGCCTTCGCTGATTTACTGGTTTCTGTGCTCAACATGCCAGTGACAGTTGTTACGATCATCCAGCAAAGATGGATCTTTGGAGAAAGCGCTTGCAAGTTTTTGGGATTCACCACAATGGTGTCCTTTGTTTCATCCGTGATGTCACTTGCCATGATAGCGATCAACAGATATTATTACGTGGTGCACTGGAAAACGTACCGCTCTATCTTTACGCCGCGGAAGTCAGTACTGTTCGGAGGAATTGTATGGTTGATATCTTTACTGCTATCCCTTCCTCCATTGCTAGGCTGGGCAGATTATCGCTATATCCCTGGgcaatcttattgttttgtaTTCTGGCCTTCCAGTGTTTATTACTTGTATTTTATGTTTACGATTTGCTTCCTTGGTCCCCCTTTCGTGATGTCTCTATCATACTATCGTATTTTACGATTCACAAGAGAAGCGAAGCGTAAGATCAAGCAGCACAGGAATACCAACGAGTCAGAGCACTATACTAAGAGACGTGGGGGACATATTAGAATGACACCGGAAGAAGTAAAAATCACTTACACCTTGCTGATTGTTGTTGCATGCTTCATGATTTCCTGGACCCCATTTGTTATCACCATGTTCATGCTTGTTTATTATCCCCACCCACTGCCAAGAGCAATTCACTTCGGCACGCTGTTCCTTGGTTACGCAAGTTGCATGTTAAACCCATTTGTGTATGGCATAAGGAATGAGGCTTTTAAAACAGAGCTTGTTCGTCAATTTAGAGCTTGTTTTATGGCGCGTTCGAGAAATCATACAGTTCCTGTCAACATTTGCATTGAACAGTTGCCAAGTTAA